The segment GGGCCATCTTGGGCGAGGCGCTCGGCGCGGCCATCGAAAAGGCCTTGGCGACGGGCACGTCTCCCCCCACCGACTGAACAAGGAGGGGCGGCGGGTGGTTCACGGCGCTCACGGTGCGACTCACCCACCCTAAAGCCGCTACTCCGCGCAGTCACACATCGCCTGCCAGCGTACGATATGCCCCGGAGGCACCATCTTCTGCAAAAGTGGCATGACCGCGTCGATGGTCGCGGGCTCATCGAAAAACTCCAGGACCAGTGGCAGGTGCACGGTCATGCGTAAAAGGTCCGCGGAATGCACCGTCCCCTTGGCCCCGAAGCCCGCGATGCCGCGGAATACCGTCACCCCATGCACGCGGTGTTCGTCGTGCAAAAGCGAAAAGATCTCCTGCATCAGGCTGTGCCCCTCGAGCTTGTCGCCTTCCTTGATGTAGATGCGCACCATCGATATGGTTTTCATGGGTTCTCCGCCCTCCATACGCCATTGTGGGGGTCCATGATAGGCCACGCGATGCGCGCGCGCATCATCGATCACGGTCCTGTCCTCGGCGGCCGGCCGCCGCGCCCTATCTCCAGAAGACCGAGCCGAGTACCAAGAGCAGCAGGATCCCGATATACGCCAGGTAGGCATTCATGGATCCGCGCTGCAGGATGCTTGCGCGTTGTGCCAGGGCGCGTACGAGGCGGGTGGCGGGCGTAAAGAGGGTGGGGCCGAACAAGGCGGTCTGGCCGTACTCGAAACGCACCGCCTTGATGAAATACGGCCGCTTCTCGATGCGCCGCTCGGCTATGGTCCGTGGCCGGTATACGAAGCTATACAATTCGCGCAGCGCATTGGAGAACGCGAGCGCGGTGGTGGCGCTGGCTTGCGGGAGGGTACGCAGCCCGTGTGCCCAGATCGGTGCGACGCGCCGCCCGGACCTCATGCCGAAGGCCAGGAGGGCGAGCGGTATCAGTGCCAGGAGCGGCCCCACGATGACGAGTAGGGTCGGGGAAATGAACGCGAAATGGGGGTCCAGGGGCACGAGCATGAGGCCATGGACGAGCCGGGCCGCGGCCTGCCCGCTGTGCGCAAGCCGGCTATGTATAAGTCCCTGGATCCACCACGGCATGCCGACCGCGTACCCGAGGACCGCAAGCCCCAGGACCAGGATCGTGCCTCTGCGGCGTGCCGTCCCCACCGGGCCGGATACCCCATTCTTGCCGAGCAGGCCGACGCCAAACAGCTTGGCCATGGTGGCAAGCGCAATGGCGGCGGTGAGCGCAAGCCCGGCACCGGCGAACGCCAGCGCGATCTGTGCCAAGGCGCCGTGGAGGCGAAAGTCCTGGAAGACCGTCTGAAACAGGTACCACTCGCTGACAAAGCCGGCCTGCGGGGGCAGGGCGGCAAGACTCATCACTGCGCACAAGGCGCCAACGCCCAGGGTCCATGGACTCTGGGCGAGCACACGACTTTGGGCGATGTGATAATGACCACGCGTCTCGCGGACGTGGTCGGCCGACAGCATGAGCGTGCCTTTGGCCAGGCTATGGCCCCCGAGATGCAAAAGTCCGACCGTGAAGGCGAATCCCTCGAGGAGCGGCAGGTGATCCCGGCGAAACAGTACGGCAGCCCCCAGGGCGACCACGGCCACGGCGGCATTTTCGGCAGACGAGAACGCCAGCAGGCGTCGCCAGTCCTCCTGCTGGAAGGCATAGAGGATCGCGAGCACGGCAGTCAATGTCCCGATGACCACCAGCAGCGCGCCGAAGGCGGTCAGCCCGGGAAACCGTGGCAACCACTGAAAGACCCCGCGCGCGAGACCAAACCACGCGGCGTTCAGTATCACCCCGGACAACAGTGTCCCGGTGGCGCCGCTCGCCGATCCGTAGGCGGCCGGATACCATTCGTAAAACGGCAGCAGGCCCAGCTTGGCGCCAAAGCCTACGATCAGCAGCACCCCGGTCACGAAGATCAGGCCATCGGGGGCCTGCCGGAGCGTGACAGGCCACGACGCGAATGCCGGATGGCGGGCGCCCAGAATCAGGATCGCCGCCAACAGGGCCACCGACCCCACCTCGAGCAACGCCAGCATAAACAACGCCGCGCGTCCGTTCTGTGGCACGGGACCTTGGCGGTCGCCGAGCAGCAGGGCGGCGCCGCCCAGGCTCATGAGCTCCCAGGCGATCAGAAAGGACACCCCGTCTTGCAGGCCCGCGACCCCGAGCGCGCCCAGCAAAGACAGGGCGGCGCCGCTCGTCCACAGGCGCGGGCGGTGGGCGGGCGTCCCGGCGCAAACCGCGGCTAGGGCCGCCACGAGGCCCCAACCCAGCAGCCAGGCGGCGGCCGGATCGATGCGAAAGCGCACGAAGATGGCGCCGGAGGTAAACAGCGAGGCCGTTGTGGAATGAGCGCTGAAGGCACCGGCCAGGCATCCGCCGAGGGCCGCGACGATGCCGAGCGCAAGCGCCCCGTGGGATGCGGACTGTGACCGGCAGGAGGCGGCAAAGAGCAGGGCAAGGCCCCAAAAAAGTGCCGCGACGCAAAATAGATCAAGGCTCATAGCGGCCTCCGTGCACGCGCACCGGCATGCGGTCCTGCAAGATGAGCAGCGCATGGATGAGCGCCGCCGGATTCGGTGGGCAGCCCGGCAGCCACACATCCACGGGGATCAGGGGCGACAGGCCGTGGCCGCCGCCATAGCCACCCTCGAACGGCGCCCCCGATACCGCGCACGTGCCGGTGGCGATCACGAAACGCGGCTCGGGCATGGCCTCGTAGGCCGCCTGGAGCGGCGCGCGCATGGCCTCGATGACCGGACCCGTGACCAGCAGGACGTCGGCGAATCGCGGCGAGGGCGTAAAGAAGATCCCCAGCCTGTGAAGATTGTAGAAGGGGTTATTGAGTGCCGCGATCTCCGATTCGCAGCCATTGCACGAGCCGGCGTCGACATGGCGAATATGCAGGCTCTTGGCAAACGCCCCGGTCGCCGGCGCCGGACGCGGCGCGGCCGATGGCGACTCCCGGCCACGCCAGACGAGATCGTCGCGATCGCGCACCGCAAACGCCCAGTCGAACGAGGCCTCCAGAGTCCCCTCGGGGCACGCCTCGACGCACGCCTGACAGGCGATGCAGCGGCCGTAATCCAGGGCGACATCCGATCCCTGGCCGGATAGCGCCGCAGTGGGACAGCACGCGACGCACGACTGGCAGTCGGGCTTGCAATGGCTGGGATCCAGTCGCGGCATCCCGTACACCCCGGCCTGGCCGTCCGGTCCGCGCCCCGGCCACCGCGCGGTTGCCGTCCCAGCCTTAAGTCCCGTCCATGTCCATAATGGCATACGACCCCCTTCAGCGATCCGCGCCGGCGATGGTGAGCCCGAAGCTCGCCTCGTTGATGGCGTAGTCCATCATGTTGCTGCCATGCACCGTAAACGGAAAGACCCGCCAGTTCGAGAAAGACGGAGACTTGATCTTGACGCGCGCCAATCGGCCCTCCTCTATGTGGACTGCATAGAAGAGCGAGCCGCGCGGGGTCTCGCACCAGCCCAGGCCCTCGCCCGATGCCTGCGGTGGGATCTGTGCGCGTATCGCCCCAGGCGCCAGGCGTGCCGAGGCCTGGGCGGCCAGGGCCAGGGCCTCGCGTAGCGCTTCGCCGCGCACGTCCGCGCGCGCCTTGGCGTCGCCCGTTTCGCGCACCGGTACCAGAAAGCGCAGAAGCTCGTAGGCGGCATAGGGATGATCGCGGCGCATATCACGGTCGAGCCCCGACGCCCGCGCCACCGGACCGGTAGCGCCCTGGTCAAAGGCGGCAGCCGACCCCAGGACCCCGGTCCCGATCAGGCGGTCGAGGTAACTGGCGGTGCGGTTCAGGCGGTCGAGATAGGCGCGAGCCTCATGGCCAAGTTCAGTGAGCAGGGAGTCGAGGCCTTGGGTATCGATGTCATGGCGGACCCCGCCCACGCACAGTAGATGGCGCAGGAAACGCGAGCCCGTAAGCCGCCCGGCGATTTGTTTGATGCGTTCTTCGAGCAGCTCGCCCTCGGCGGACGCCACTTTGAGGGTCGTGGTCTTTGCGAGCAGTGCGAAATAATGAAAGTGGTTGTAGAGTCGCTCGATCTCGGCCAGTAGGGTGCGCAAGAGCTGGGCCCGTGGCGGCACGTCGATGCCAAGCGCCGCCTCGACCGCCTGACAATAGGCGAGCGCATGACAGACGCTGCCCACGCCCGATACGCGCTCGGCAAGGTAAACGCCGGCGGCCGCCGGCAGTCCCTGGAATCGGCGTTCCACGCCTCGATGCTTATAGCCGAGTCGCGCATGGTAGTGGATGATGGCCTCGCCGATATACGAGAAATGAAACTCGCCGGTCTCCACGACGTCCCCGCGAACCGGGCCCCATACCAGGTCCTGCACCTGGTCGGCCTCGATCTCGGGCATGGTGGGTGTCGCCGTCTCGCCGGACCATGTCGGTTCCCCGGCGTCTGCACCAAGCGGTGGGATGGATAGGTGGCGGCCTTCATGGATCAGTAGCGGGTAGGGTTCCGGGTGTCCTGTGACCTCGATCCCCGACAACTCGCGCATCTCCCGCTCATACCAACCCAGTAGCGGCACCATCGGGGCGAGCGAGGGCACGGTGCGGGCGCCGGGGATGCGTAGCAGGAGGAACGGGCGCCCGCGTCCGCGGTTGATGAGATAAAGGACCTCCGGGCCGTGCGGCGTCGGTCGCGCATAGGCCATCTCGAAGCGATGCCCATCGCCTTGCGCGGTCTGCGCCGCCGGCAGCAGCCCCTCGGCCGACAGCGTACGTTCCTCGCAGCCGTTCATCGTATCACCTGCGCGGCGTGCGCGAAGAACCGCCACAAGAGCGGAGGCCACCAAAGCCCGAGAATCGTCAAGGGTATCAGGGCAAGCCACAGGGGCGCTGTCATCCAGACGCCCAAGGCGAGCCGTGGTTCATGCCCCTGGGCCGGCGCGGGACCGGCCACCATGCGCCGGAAGTGCGCCAGAAAGCCTATGAAGATCACGATCAGAAGCAACGCCATCAGCGCCACCGCCCAGGTGTTCGGGCCCTCCATGCCGGCGCGCAGGATCGCCATCTCCCCCTGAAAGGGTCCGAACGGCGGGGCGCCGGTGATGGCAATGGCCCCCAGCAGCCAGATCGTGCCGGTCACGGGATAGAACTGCAGGATCCGACGCATGACCCTCATATCCTTGCTTTGGTAGGCGCGCATCATGTTGCCGGCGCCAAAGAACATGAGCGATTTGTTGAGGGCGTGGTTTAGCATCTGGTACATGGCGCCGGCGATCCCAAGCACGCCACCGAACCCGAAGCCCAGTGCTATGACCCCCATGTGCTCGATGCTCGAGTAGGCCATGAGGCGTTTGGCGCCCGTCTGTCGGACTATGAAGAGCGCGGCCACGAGCAGTGACAGCGCGCCCAGAACACAGAGCGCATCGTGGCCGGCGGCGCCGAGCCCCCCGGCATCGATTACCGTCAGGAACCGTACCACGCCGAGCATGGCGGTATTGAGCAACGCACCCGAGAGCAGCGCCGAGACCGGGGCCGGGCCTTCGCTGTGGGCATCCGGCAACCAGGTGTGCATGGGCGCGAGACCGACCTTGGTGCCGAAACCTATGAGCGTCAGAAGGAAGGCGAGCAACAGCAGGGGGTGCGGGGCATGCGGGGCCATGAGGCGCAGGCGATGCCAAGTCATGTCATAGACCGGACCGAACGAAAAGGTGCCGGCCCAGTAGAAGAGGATGATCCCCAAGAGCGCGAGCGAGAGCCCGGCCGAGACGATGATGATGTACTTCCAGGCGGCCTCGGCGCTCTCGGCCGCGCGTTCGAAGCCGACCAGGAAGGCGCTCACGATGGTGGTGAGGTCGATGACGATCCAGTAGATGCCGGGGTTATTCATAAACGGCGCGACCACCATGGTCAGCGCGAATCCGGCAAAGAGCGCGTAGAACCACGGCAGACGCGTGGCCTCTTCGGTGAGCAGGCGCATATAGCCTACGGCGTATATCGACGCCAGCGTGTAGACGATCGTAACGCATAACACTACCCACAGACCCAGGGGGGTCGCCAGCAGGAAGTGGTCGCCGAAGACCACCGGGTGCGCCGGGCCGCGCGCGAGCAAGGCGAGGCTTAGGCCGAGGGTGGTGATGGCGGCGGCGAGATTCAGGAACGCCGCAGGCCGCGGCCGGCGAGAGATAAGTATGAGGACGATGGCAAGCGCGGGGGCAAGCCATAGCCCAAGGACGAGGCCTGCCATCAACCCACCAGCCTTTGCAGATGCCGGCTGCTCGTGGTCCCGGCATGGCGCTGCAGATAACGCATGAGGATGCCAAACGTAAGGACGATGATAAGGAGGTCGAACAAAATCACGAGCTCGAGCAGGAGCGGCATACCCGGGACTAGAATCTGCGAGCCCAGGAATATGCCATTTTCGATGACGAGCAGCCCGAGGATGTGGCTTATGGCCTCCGAACGCAGGATCATCATGAGAAAGCCGATTAGCTTCAGGCTCAGCATGCAGGTCAGGGCCAATAGGACGATGCGGTCGTCCGAGGTGATGCGCGTACCCAGGTGACGCGCCACCAGAAAGGCCGCGATCACGAGCACGGTGCCGAGAACGAGGCTCGACGAGGGGCGCAGGAGGGCCGTGAATTCACGCTCCAGGTGCAGGCTCGTCATAAGACGCAATAGCAGGTAAGGGAGCAGGCTTCCGCGAAACAGCGCGGTCAGGGCGGCGATGATGTAAAGCTCCTGATAATGGCCGAAGTAGGCGACCGCCGCGGACAGGGCGGCAATCGTCCAGGATTCGAGCGCGAAGGCATAGATGTGGTTCTTCAGCCAATGGGAGCCGAGCATGACGAAGGACAGAAACAGGCTCACGATGGCGAGCACGGTAAAGAGCGAGGCGGCGAGCGGTCCTATGGCGAAAGTTGGCATGGGTCAGACCTTGTAGGCGACGATCGCGAGCACCGCGAACAGAAACGAGGCGGCGAGCGGCTCTTGGTAGCGGTAGAAGCGCAATCGCGCCTGGGCGGTGTCTATGACCGCCATGAACAGCCCAAGCGTTGCGTACTTGACGAGAATCCACGCGACCGCCATCAAAAGGTCGACCGGATGCCCTGAAGTGGCGAGACCCCACGGAAACAGAAAGACATTCAGGAATATGGTGTAGAGGATGAACTGCTTCATCCATGACGCCCAGCGCAACAACGCCAGCAGCGGTCCCGAATATTCCAGGACGCGCGCCTCGTCGATCATGTAGATCTCGTAGGGTATGGTCGAGTGGATGGGCAGGCGGTCGGTCTCGACCGTAAGCAGGATGAAAAACGCCGCCACCAGAAAGACATGGACCGGGCCCCAGTACGCCACCGGGTCCTTGGCCAGTAGGTGATTGGCGACGAATGGCAGCATGGCGTGATCCAGGAAGGTGATGCCGACGAATACCAGGATCAGGGTCGGCTCGGCGAGGATCGCGAGCATGGCCGCGCGGCTTGCGCCAAGCCCCCCGAACGGCTGCCCAGAGTCGAGGCCGGCGAGCAGGATCATGAAATTCCCGAGGGTGAGGATGAGGCCGCCGCCCAGGATGTCGCCCATATCGGAGAGCGGCAGCGGGTAGTTGGTGAGAACCGGAATCAGCAGGGGCACGATCAGCATCACCGTGAAGGCGATGACGGGCGCCGCCCAGAATATCCCCGAGGCCGATTCGGGGGTCAGTTGCTCCTTATGGAGAAGTTTCCAAAGGTCACGGTAGGGCTGGAAGATCGAGGGGCCACGGCCGCGCTGGATACGTTCCTCGGCGGTGGCGATAAAGCCGTGCAGCAGTGGCGCAAGGGCCAATGTGATAAATACTTGGCCGCACTGTACGATAACGGGGTTCAGAACCATAAGTCTCCGTCGATACCCTTACATCCCGCGCTCGGCAGGTCATTCAGGAGTCATCAGCCCAGAGGCGGTTATACGGCGAACCCCATCGCCCTTTGGCTCAAGGATACAAGACCCGCCCCGACTGTCAAGCTGACCCCTGACCAGGTCGTGAGGCGCCGATGGCATCGATACCGGTTTCAAAACGCGGGTGCTGTGTCTGCAAGGCTATCGGCAAGAAAAGAGGGGGCCCACCCCCCCCGCGAGGCGATAGAAGCCGTTCACCAGAGGGACCACGCCGGGTTGTAGAAAGTATGCCGCGCGACGCCCTCGCGCTCTCGCCATCGCATCCTGTGCAGGCCGCCTTATTGCTCTCTAAGCGCGGTGCGTTCTTCCGAAAGCGAGGCGGCCCTTGGCGCGCTCACCCATGGCCGGGTCACCGCGGCTTTGCACCATGCGATAGTCGGTCGCATCAGGCACCGCGTAGCCTGATACAGGGCCCTCGGCCGACCGGCAGGGAGCGACCCGGACAGCGGGCCCCAGGTGCGCGGCAGATCGCCCAGGTGCTGGTGGTCCGCCACGGATCGATCACGCGTGCGTGGTGAGATAAGGTGTGCACGGGGCTGCATCGTTCAGAATATCCATTCCCGCGATGTCGCAGACATAGATCATGCGCCCAGGGCATCGAGGGTGTTTGTGATGGCGGTCTTTGTCCTATTTGGGCGCGGCGGATGGGCTTATGGCGAGGCGGCACACACGGCCCGGGGCATCGGGGGGTATTGCGTGGAGGTCCTGACATGGGCCCGCGCCCGCCTCTCTTGATCGGGCTTCCCGGGGCTTAAGGGTTCCGTCATGCGGCCCGGCGCCCCCTTGTGGCGCCGGGCCGGTCCTACTTCCTGCGGATCGTCTTACAACGACGACAGATACGCGGCCACCTCCTTCATCTGCGGCACGGTGATGTTCTTCGCGATCTGGTTCATGAGCTCGTTCTTGCGCGTCCCATTATGGAAGTACGTCAGCTGCTGGACGATGTAGCGGTAGCGCTGTCCGGCGATATCCGGGAACGTGCTGGCACCCTGGGCATTGGCCCCATGGCACTCCATGCATGCCGGGATCTGCTCGGAGGTCACGCCGTTCATGAAGATCGCCTTGCCGGCCTTGGCGCCGGCATGATGCACGCCGCTTGCCTGCATGCGCGGGCGCTGCGCTGCGAAGTAGCTCGCCACCTGGTCGATCTGGCCTGTGGTCAACCCCTGGGCCACCGGGGCCATGTAGATGTTGCCGTTCTGGTCGGCGCGGTGGCCGTTGCGGAACTGCTTCAGCTGCATGACGAGATAGGCCTTATGCTGGCCGGCCAGCCGCGGGATGATGTTATAGTCGGTGCTCGCCCCGTGCATGCCGTGACATACCGCGCAGTCGCTGCTCACGCGATAGGGCGTGGGCCCCGACACCACCTTGGTCTTGGTGGCCGCCCCGGCGACCCCCGCCATGGCCAACAACACCGCCGCCGCCACCGGGCGCCAGACGGTCCCCATGGAGGGTCGCTTCGATTCCTGTGTCTGTGAATGGTTTGTCATAATCCGCATCCTTCCCTTAATAGGCAATCCAGGCGAGCAGCTCGATGGTGTTGAACTTCGACGGACTCACCCCGTTATTCCCCGTCAGACCCCGGAACTTGTTGAACACCGTGTAACGCACCGACAGGCGCGTGTTCCACCACGGCAGGTAGGAGGCCTCCACCCACTCGTCGGTGGTGTTGGGCGAGCCGTTGGCGGAGGTGTAGACGTTGCCGCCCCAGAAGCTGCTGTTGGCGGTCCCGGTCACGTCCTGGAAGCCGCCCTGCGCGCCGTATTCGTCGTGGTACCAGTAGGTGGCGTTCAGGTTGAAGGTATTGAGCTGACCGTGCGAATCGCTGGATCCGACCCCGACATCCGAGGCTGCAAAGTTGGCATCCTCGTGGATCAGGTTGGCGCGTACCGTGACGTTATCGTTGTCGTTGATATCGAGCCACTGCAGCTGCGAGTCGAGGTCATAGTCATAGAAGCGGTCGACTGCGGAGCTCGTGGGGTTCGCGTAGACGCGCGACCACATGTCATAGGTCCCAACCTCCCAGTTCCAGTCCGACCAGTCGTGCTGATAGGCGAGGCGCAAATATGGGGCCGTCCCTGCCAGCTGCCCAAAAGCGCCCATCTGGTTACCGCCATTTTCACTAAAAATGCCCCCGTTCGGTGCGTTTCCGGTGCCCTGGGAGTTGTTGTAGGCATCGGCCTCGGCATAGAACCAGTTGGCGCGGTTCGGCCCGACAATGTCGGCGGCGTAGGCGCCCAGGCCAATGAGCGGGAAGCTTGCCCCCTGGCTGGCCGCGATAAAGGTCGTGGGCACCTCGCCTGCGGCCGTATAGTTCGACGAGAAGAAGGGTGCCTGCCAGTCGGTCGAGGTGTTCCAGAGGTCGGTGGCGCTCGGGGTGTTGTTGACGTCCACGCCCGTAATCAAGGTATCGTAGTGCCCGAGGCTCCAGGCCTGGGCGCGTACGATGCTCGAGTCGTCGAAGCTGAAACCGCCACTATTGCCGCTGTAGGTGATGTGCAGGAAGTCACCGACATGCGGGGTGATCTCGCCGGCATAGAACAGACTCACCTGCTTGGGCACCTGGAGGTTATTGTTGCCTCCCACCGGGCCCCCGCTCGCGCGCGATGGCCGGCCAAGAACGGCCTGGCCGCCGGCGACATGGGTATCGGCGGCCTGCACGAAGATCGAGAGCTGCGAGATGCGCGGCAACAGCAGGTGCACGACATTTCCGACCTTGGCCTCGACCTTCTGCTGCGGCTGGAGGTTCGTCGTGGTATAGCCCATCAGCTTGAATATCCGCCCCATGGGGGTGAGCTGCGGGTAGGAGGTGTGACAGGTGGCGCACGACCAGCCGGTCTGCCGACTAAAGCTTGGGACCGCCCAGGCGTTGGCCGATATCGCCAGTCCACCCAGGACCGAGGTCAGTGCGAGAAGCTTCCGGGGTTCCAGCCGTGATAGTCTGAATGCCATAATTATCTTCTCCCTGTAAACCTAAATAAGGCGGGCGTCGATGGACGCGCCCACTGGGACGCCAACCGCCGATCGATGGCGGCACGCGGGTATCAGTCCCGTTGCGTGTTGCCCATAATCGTTCTTTCGCGTAGCAGTCGCCCGTTGTCGCCGGAGGGCCGCACGCGAATCCGGTCTTTTTTAACGGAGAGACGGTAGGGAAAACCGTGCGGCGATGTCATGATGGATGTCAAATTTCTAATATAATGATTTACGAATAGCACCCTGACGATCTTTCGGTACCTGTAGGGATCGAGTGGCGATAGGCTAAGTGCTGGTCAAGGCGCCGGAATGTCCGCGATATGTCGCGGCCTCTCTCAGGAGATAGGCGGGGTATCGAAGGCGCGCCGCGCTGTGGGCGGATGCGCAGGCCTAAGCCGCGGGATGGCTAGGTCACCGATTGCGATCGCAGGTCGGAATGCTGGTCGTGGCGGGCTTCGGGGGTATGATCGCGTCGAATCGGTGGCGGTGGCATGAGAGGGGGCGGTGGGACAACGGCCGGTTGTAAAACGACCTCAAAGGCCTGAACGTCAGGCGGGTACAATCCCGGTCGAGGTGTTGCGCCTCGCGCCGTGGGCACGACTGCGCCAGGGGTTCGAGCAGGGCCGGCGGCGTTTCCGGGCATGGTTTCCGCATGCGCCGGTGGCGCTGGTGGTGCTGCTGTTGGGTCTCATGAATCTCGGGCCAGTCCTGCACCTCGTGCGAATCGGGGTGTTCGCCACTCCGCTTACGATCCCTAGGCTGACAGCTGAGGCCTGGCGTAGTGCCCCGCGTATCGTGGCCGGATTCCTGTTGTTCGGGGCTGCAGGCGGTCTGCTTTGGCGATCGCGGTTGTCCTGGACTGTGGCCTTGCTGCTCGTGGCCGCCACATTGATGCTCGCGTGGCGGT is part of the Acidiferrobacter thiooxydans genome and harbors:
- a CDS encoding DUF190 domain-containing protein, translating into MKTISMVRIYIKEGDKLEGHSLMQEIFSLLHDEHRVHGVTVFRGIAGFGAKGTVHSADLLRMTVHLPLVLEFFDEPATIDAVMPLLQKMVPPGHIVRWQAMCDCAE
- a CDS encoding proton-conducting transporter membrane subunit gives rise to the protein MSLDLFCVAALFWGLALLFAASCRSQSASHGALALGIVAALGGCLAGAFSAHSTTASLFTSGAIFVRFRIDPAAAWLLGWGLVAALAAVCAGTPAHRPRLWTSGAALSLLGALGVAGLQDGVSFLIAWELMSLGGAALLLGDRQGPVPQNGRAALFMLALLEVGSVALLAAILILGARHPAFASWPVTLRQAPDGLIFVTGVLLIVGFGAKLGLLPFYEWYPAAYGSASGATGTLLSGVILNAAWFGLARGVFQWLPRFPGLTAFGALLVVIGTLTAVLAILYAFQQEDWRRLLAFSSAENAAVAVVALGAAVLFRRDHLPLLEGFAFTVGLLHLGGHSLAKGTLMLSADHVRETRGHYHIAQSRVLAQSPWTLGVGALCAVMSLAALPPQAGFVSEWYLFQTVFQDFRLHGALAQIALAFAGAGLALTAAIALATMAKLFGVGLLGKNGVSGPVGTARRRGTILVLGLAVLGYAVGMPWWIQGLIHSRLAHSGQAAARLVHGLMLVPLDPHFAFISPTLLVIVGPLLALIPLALLAFGMRSGRRVAPIWAHGLRTLPQASATTALAFSNALRELYSFVYRPRTIAERRIEKRPYFIKAVRFEYGQTALFGPTLFTPATRLVRALAQRASILQRGSMNAYLAYIGILLLLVLGSVFWR
- a CDS encoding 4Fe-4S binding protein — its product is MPLWTWTGLKAGTATARWPGRGPDGQAGVYGMPRLDPSHCKPDCQSCVACCPTAALSGQGSDVALDYGRCIACQACVEACPEGTLEASFDWAFAVRDRDDLVWRGRESPSAAPRPAPATGAFAKSLHIRHVDAGSCNGCESEIAALNNPFYNLHRLGIFFTPSPRFADVLLVTGPVIEAMRAPLQAAYEAMPEPRFVIATGTCAVSGAPFEGGYGGGHGLSPLIPVDVWLPGCPPNPAALIHALLILQDRMPVRVHGGRYEP
- a CDS encoding nickel-dependent hydrogenase large subunit, which produces MNGCEERTLSAEGLLPAAQTAQGDGHRFEMAYARPTPHGPEVLYLINRGRGRPFLLLRIPGARTVPSLAPMVPLLGWYEREMRELSGIEVTGHPEPYPLLIHEGRHLSIPPLGADAGEPTWSGETATPTMPEIEADQVQDLVWGPVRGDVVETGEFHFSYIGEAIIHYHARLGYKHRGVERRFQGLPAAAGVYLAERVSGVGSVCHALAYCQAVEAALGIDVPPRAQLLRTLLAEIERLYNHFHYFALLAKTTTLKVASAEGELLEERIKQIAGRLTGSRFLRHLLCVGGVRHDIDTQGLDSLLTELGHEARAYLDRLNRTASYLDRLIGTGVLGSAAAFDQGATGPVARASGLDRDMRRDHPYAAYELLRFLVPVRETGDAKARADVRGEALREALALAAQASARLAPGAIRAQIPPQASGEGLGWCETPRGSLFYAVHIEEGRLARVKIKSPSFSNWRVFPFTVHGSNMMDYAINEASFGLTIAGADR
- a CDS encoding proton-conducting transporter membrane subunit, with translation MAGLVLGLWLAPALAIVLILISRRPRPAAFLNLAAAITTLGLSLALLARGPAHPVVFGDHFLLATPLGLWVVLCVTIVYTLASIYAVGYMRLLTEEATRLPWFYALFAGFALTMVVAPFMNNPGIYWIVIDLTTIVSAFLVGFERAAESAEAAWKYIIIVSAGLSLALLGIILFYWAGTFSFGPVYDMTWHRLRLMAPHAPHPLLLLAFLLTLIGFGTKVGLAPMHTWLPDAHSEGPAPVSALLSGALLNTAMLGVVRFLTVIDAGGLGAAGHDALCVLGALSLLVAALFIVRQTGAKRLMAYSSIEHMGVIALGFGFGGVLGIAGAMYQMLNHALNKSLMFFGAGNMMRAYQSKDMRVMRRILQFYPVTGTIWLLGAIAITGAPPFGPFQGEMAILRAGMEGPNTWAVALMALLLIVIFIGFLAHFRRMVAGPAPAQGHEPRLALGVWMTAPLWLALIPLTILGLWWPPLLWRFFAHAAQVIR
- a CDS encoding hydrogenase, with the translated sequence MPTFAIGPLAASLFTVLAIVSLFLSFVMLGSHWLKNHIYAFALESWTIAALSAAVAYFGHYQELYIIAALTALFRGSLLPYLLLRLMTSLHLEREFTALLRPSSSLVLGTVLVIAAFLVARHLGTRITSDDRIVLLALTCMLSLKLIGFLMMILRSEAISHILGLLVIENGIFLGSQILVPGMPLLLELVILFDLLIIVLTFGILMRYLQRHAGTTSSRHLQRLVG
- a CDS encoding respiratory chain complex I subunit 1 family protein, which translates into the protein MVLNPVIVQCGQVFITLALAPLLHGFIATAEERIQRGRGPSIFQPYRDLWKLLHKEQLTPESASGIFWAAPVIAFTVMLIVPLLIPVLTNYPLPLSDMGDILGGGLILTLGNFMILLAGLDSGQPFGGLGASRAAMLAILAEPTLILVFVGITFLDHAMLPFVANHLLAKDPVAYWGPVHVFLVAAFFILLTVETDRLPIHSTIPYEIYMIDEARVLEYSGPLLALLRWASWMKQFILYTIFLNVFLFPWGLATSGHPVDLLMAVAWILVKYATLGLFMAVIDTAQARLRFYRYQEPLAASFLFAVLAIVAYKV
- a CDS encoding c-type cytochrome; translated protein: MTNHSQTQESKRPSMGTVWRPVAAAVLLAMAGVAGAATKTKVVSGPTPYRVSSDCAVCHGMHGASTDYNIIPRLAGQHKAYLVMQLKQFRNGHRADQNGNIYMAPVAQGLTTGQIDQVASYFAAQRPRMQASGVHHAGAKAGKAIFMNGVTSEQIPACMECHGANAQGASTFPDIAGQRYRYIVQQLTYFHNGTRKNELMNQIAKNITVPQMKEVAAYLSSL
- a CDS encoding cytochrome C, with protein sequence MAFRLSRLEPRKLLALTSVLGGLAISANAWAVPSFSRQTGWSCATCHTSYPQLTPMGRIFKLMGYTTTNLQPQQKVEAKVGNVVHLLLPRISQLSIFVQAADTHVAGGQAVLGRPSRASGGPVGGNNNLQVPKQVSLFYAGEITPHVGDFLHITYSGNSGGFSFDDSSIVRAQAWSLGHYDTLITGVDVNNTPSATDLWNTSTDWQAPFFSSNYTAAGEVPTTFIAASQGASFPLIGLGAYAADIVGPNRANWFYAEADAYNNSQGTGNAPNGGIFSENGGNQMGAFGQLAGTAPYLRLAYQHDWSDWNWEVGTYDMWSRVYANPTSSAVDRFYDYDLDSQLQWLDINDNDNVTVRANLIHEDANFAASDVGVGSSDSHGQLNTFNLNATYWYHDEYGAQGGFQDVTGTANSSFWGGNVYTSANGSPNTTDEWVEASYLPWWNTRLSVRYTVFNKFRGLTGNNGVSPSKFNTIELLAWIAY